A stretch of [Clostridium] scindens DNA encodes these proteins:
- a CDS encoding transporter associated domain-containing protein, translated as MRHYVTIFLKRLAVVLEFVISIMLAIGIVLLCLRMATSLSSIPNLDVWPNYDDLLETCFNLIIGVELIRMMYSHTPSTVFEVLLFAIARQIIVDHSSIWSSLVGVCAIAVLFATRKFLFCEFDVSDEIVFRASTRIKTVNKILGIDIPYEGAKTLYEIITKKFEEYEIETGVGACVYFSDCGLRVAKMHDGKISRIEVIHAIH; from the coding sequence ATGAGACACTATGTAACGATCTTTTTGAAACGGCTGGCCGTGGTACTGGAATTCGTCATTTCCATCATGCTGGCCATCGGTATCGTCCTGCTGTGCCTTCGCATGGCTACTTCTTTAAGCAGCATCCCCAATCTGGATGTCTGGCCTAATTATGACGACCTGCTGGAAACCTGCTTTAACCTGATTATCGGCGTCGAATTAATACGGATGATGTATTCCCATACGCCAAGCACGGTATTCGAGGTTCTGCTTTTTGCAATCGCCCGCCAGATCATCGTAGACCACTCTTCTATCTGGAGCAGCCTGGTCGGCGTATGCGCCATTGCCGTACTTTTTGCAACCAGAAAATTCCTGTTCTGCGAATTTGACGTATCCGATGAAATCGTCTTTAGGGCAAGCACCAGGATCAAGACCGTCAACAAAATACTGGGCATCGACATTCCCTATGAGGGCGCAAAAACCTTGTACGAGATTATCACGAAAAAGTTCGAAGAATATGAGATTGAGACTGGCGTAGGCGCCTGCGTATACTTTTCTGACTGTGGCCTCAGGGTTGCCAAGATGCATGATGGAAAAATTTCAAGAATTGAAGTAATACATGCTATACATTAA
- the hpf gene encoding ribosome hibernation-promoting factor, HPF/YfiA family, giving the protein MKFIIIGKNIDVTPGLKEAVENKLGKLERYFTPDTEIHVTLSVQRERQKIEVTIPVKGGIIRSEQESSDMYVSIDLVEEVIERQLRKYKNKLIARHQEGSGNFKQEFFDSGERSEDDGEIKIVRTKKFGFKPMYPEDACVQMELLGHDFFVFCNAETDEVNVVYRRKNGTFGLIEPEFS; this is encoded by the coding sequence ATGAAGTTTATCATTATCGGAAAGAACATCGATGTAACACCCGGCTTAAAAGAAGCCGTAGAAAACAAGTTAGGAAAGTTAGAGAGGTACTTTACTCCTGATACGGAAATCCACGTAACCTTAAGCGTACAGAGAGAACGCCAGAAAATCGAAGTAACCATCCCCGTAAAGGGCGGCATTATCCGCTCCGAGCAGGAAAGCAGCGATATGTATGTATCCATTGATCTGGTTGAAGAGGTAATTGAGCGTCAGCTTCGCAAATATAAGAACAAGTTAATTGCAAGGCACCAGGAAGGAAGTGGAAATTTCAAGCAGGAATTCTTTGACAGCGGCGAGCGTTCCGAAGATGATGGCGAGATTAAGATCGTCCGCACCAAAAAATTCGGCTTCAAGCCAATGTATCCGGAAGATGCCTGCGTACAGATGGAACTTCTTGGACATGATTTCTTTGTATTCTGCAATGCAGAGACCGATGAAGTAAATGTTGTATACAGAAGGAAAAATGGAACGTTCGGCCTGATCGAGCCTGAATTTTCCTAA
- a CDS encoding YigZ family protein has product MLSQYKTVYKGGEGEITEKKSRFIATVVPVHTEEEALKFIEAMKKKYWNATHNCFAYVIGEHDELQRCSDDGEPGGTAGKPMLDVLTGEEIHNAAIVVTRYFGGTLLGTGGLVRAYSSAAKQGLASSVIITKIPGVKLRLATDYAGLGKIQYIFGQRGIKILDSIYTDKVEIAALVPLDVLEAVKAEIREGTNGQAGMEEGEQCYFAEVSGEVLVLEE; this is encoded by the coding sequence ATGCTATCACAATATAAGACGGTATACAAAGGCGGCGAGGGCGAGATCACTGAAAAGAAATCCCGCTTTATCGCTACTGTGGTGCCAGTCCATACGGAAGAAGAGGCGCTTAAGTTCATCGAGGCGATGAAGAAGAAGTATTGGAATGCCACGCATAACTGCTTTGCCTATGTCATCGGGGAACATGATGAGCTGCAAAGGTGCAGCGATGATGGAGAGCCTGGCGGTACCGCGGGAAAGCCTATGCTGGATGTTCTCACTGGAGAGGAGATTCACAATGCTGCCATAGTGGTAACGAGATATTTTGGAGGAACACTGCTTGGAACCGGCGGGCTGGTCCGTGCCTATTCATCTGCAGCCAAACAAGGTTTGGCCTCATCAGTGATTATAACCAAAATTCCCGGAGTTAAACTTCGACTTGCCACGGATTATGCAGGATTGGGAAAAATCCAGTATATTTTTGGACAGAGGGGCATAAAGATTCTGGATTCTATCTATACGGATAAGGTGGAAATAGCCGCGCTGGTACCTCTCGATGTCTTAGAAGCCGTCAAGGCCGAGATACGCGAGGGAACCAATGGGCAGGCAGGAATGGAAGAAGGAGAGCAGTGTTATTTTGCAGAAGTATCCGGAGAAGTGCTGGTGCTGGAAGAATAG
- a CDS encoding transglycosylase domain-containing protein, with protein MNYGKKKASQKQKKITSKSTMQGKRVGVRLFKAFLLCLVVVAVIGVIGGGIFVKKIIADTPDVSPSDVKPKGFTTFVYADDGSTEIERFVSSGSNRVYKSIDEIPKDLQHAFVAIEDERFYDHNGIDLQGIARAAVVGITSGDFSEGASTLTQQLIKNNVFPNFTKEKTFYDRLQRKLQEQYLALQIEKQMDKDEILESYMNTINLGQNSLGVQAAAKRYFNKDVSELTLSESAVIAGITQNPTEYNPITNPEDNQKRRNKVLKNMLDQGYIKQAQYDEAMADDVYARIQTVNSTAGEESPYSYFVDALAEQVMKDLREQLGYTETQAYNAVYSGGLSIYSTQNMGIQQICDEEMNDDANYPGLKEYGLDYALTVTRADGSVENYSSGHIKQYVKNAYGKEQGLLYSSEDEARAMVEEWKTTIAQEGDAYDEVINITPQPQAAVTIIDQATGQIKAMVGGRGAKSTSLGLNRAYGTGKTGSKRQPGSCFKILASYAPALDACGKTLATVIEDEPYTLKGGQVLRNADGNYRGPVTIRNAIAKSVNVCAVKLSDEITQELGFEYCEKFGITTLVKSKEVNGGIYSDLSQTLALGGITDGVYNYQMCAAYATIANGGVYNSPTLYTKILDHDGNVLLEGTGEKRTVLKDSTAALLTSAMQTVVESGTGTACQLPNMPVAGKTGTTTSNKDLWFCGFTPYYTCAVWGGYDDNKECNYDTNFRFRLWKGIMSRVHENLEPKEFTMPSSVEQKTVCSITGKLAVAGSCPAITEYFATDTAPTESCPGHGNSGGNTDDKKTDDPNSGTTTPTTPTDPNSGGTTPPDGGGGDTPAPTPPDSGGGDTPTPPDGGGGGEGGTTQ; from the coding sequence ATGAATTATGGTAAGAAAAAAGCTTCTCAAAAGCAGAAAAAAATAACGTCGAAATCTACCATGCAGGGAAAAAGAGTCGGCGTACGGCTTTTCAAGGCATTTCTACTCTGTCTTGTAGTTGTGGCCGTTATCGGAGTAATTGGCGGCGGCATTTTCGTCAAGAAGATCATTGCCGACACTCCGGACGTGTCTCCATCTGACGTAAAGCCAAAAGGGTTTACTACTTTTGTCTATGCCGACGATGGCTCCACCGAGATTGAACGTTTCGTATCTTCTGGTTCAAACCGTGTATATAAGTCTATTGACGAGATACCTAAGGATTTGCAGCATGCATTTGTAGCAATCGAAGACGAACGTTTCTACGACCACAATGGTATTGATCTTCAGGGTATCGCCCGTGCAGCAGTTGTAGGCATAACTTCCGGAGATTTCTCCGAAGGCGCGAGTACCCTTACGCAGCAGCTGATTAAGAATAATGTATTTCCGAATTTCACCAAAGAAAAGACTTTCTATGACAGACTGCAGAGAAAGCTCCAGGAGCAGTACCTTGCGCTGCAGATTGAAAAACAGATGGACAAGGATGAGATCCTGGAAAGCTATATGAACACCATCAACCTTGGCCAGAATTCCCTGGGCGTGCAGGCTGCCGCCAAGAGATATTTTAACAAGGACGTATCCGAGCTGACGCTGTCAGAAAGCGCAGTCATTGCAGGCATTACCCAGAATCCGACCGAATACAATCCGATCACCAATCCGGAGGACAACCAGAAGCGCCGGAACAAGGTTCTGAAAAACATGCTGGATCAGGGGTACATCAAGCAGGCCCAATATGACGAAGCCATGGCGGATGATGTATATGCCAGGATCCAGACGGTCAACAGCACGGCAGGCGAAGAAAGCCCATACAGCTACTTCGTGGATGCCCTGGCAGAACAAGTCATGAAGGATCTGCGCGAGCAGCTGGGATATACGGAGACCCAGGCCTATAATGCCGTGTACAGCGGAGGCTTGAGCATCTACTCCACCCAGAATATGGGGATCCAGCAGATCTGTGATGAAGAGATGAATGACGACGCCAACTATCCCGGCCTGAAAGAATACGGCCTGGATTATGCCCTCACCGTTACAAGGGCGGATGGTTCTGTAGAAAACTATAGTTCCGGCCACATTAAGCAATATGTTAAAAATGCCTATGGCAAGGAGCAGGGGCTTCTGTATTCCAGCGAGGATGAGGCTCGCGCCATGGTGGAAGAATGGAAGACGACGATTGCCCAGGAAGGGGATGCCTATGACGAGGTTATCAATATCACCCCGCAGCCCCAGGCCGCTGTCACGATTATCGACCAGGCCACCGGCCAGATCAAGGCCATGGTAGGCGGGCGAGGAGCCAAGTCGACTAGTCTTGGGCTGAACCGTGCCTATGGAACCGGCAAGACGGGCTCCAAGAGACAGCCCGGATCCTGCTTTAAGATACTGGCGTCCTATGCGCCGGCGCTGGATGCCTGCGGCAAGACGCTGGCCACCGTCATCGAAGATGAGCCTTACACATTGAAAGGTGGACAGGTTCTGAGAAATGCGGATGGCAATTATCGCGGACCTGTTACAATCCGCAATGCCATTGCCAAATCCGTCAATGTGTGCGCGGTAAAACTTAGCGACGAGATCACTCAGGAATTAGGCTTTGAGTATTGCGAGAAATTCGGCATCACCACCCTTGTAAAAAGCAAGGAAGTCAACGGAGGCATATACAGCGACCTTAGCCAGACTCTGGCACTGGGAGGTATTACGGACGGCGTTTATAATTATCAAATGTGCGCTGCCTATGCTACGATCGCCAATGGCGGCGTATACAATTCGCCTACCCTGTATACGAAGATCCTGGATCACGACGGCAATGTGCTTCTGGAAGGAACAGGCGAGAAGCGTACCGTTCTCAAGGACAGCACGGCTGCTCTTCTGACCAGCGCGATGCAGACGGTTGTGGAATCTGGTACAGGTACGGCATGCCAGCTTCCGAACATGCCGGTTGCCGGCAAGACTGGTACCACCACTTCCAATAAGGACTTGTGGTTCTGCGGCTTCACCCCTTACTATACATGCGCGGTATGGGGCGGCTACGATGATAACAAAGAATGCAACTATGATACGAACTTCCGGTTCCGCCTGTGGAAAGGCATCATGAGCAGGGTACACGAAAACCTGGAGCCTAAGGAGTTCACAATGCCATCCTCGGTTGAGCAGAAAACCGTATGCTCCATCACTGGAAAACTTGCGGTCGCAGGCAGCTGCCCGGCAATCACCGAGTATTTCGCAACCGACACGGCTCCGACAGAAAGTTGTCCGGGCCACGGCAATTCCGGCGGTAATACGGACGATAAGAAGACGGATGATCCGAATAGCGGAACCACTACGCCGACGACTCCAACCGATCCAAACTCCGGCGGTACGACTCCGCCTGACGGCGGCGGTGGGGATACGCCAGCGCCGACTCCGCCTGACAGTGGCGGCGGGGATACGCCAACACCTCCTGACGGCGGTGGTGGTGGCGAAGGTGGCACTACCCAGTAA
- a CDS encoding ROK family glucokinase, with the protein MEYCFGVDIGGTTVKMGLFTIEGELLEKWEIKTRTEQKGEAILPDVADSLKQKMEEKKLGKEQVSGIGIGIPAPVNAEGIVQNTANLGWGYKEVRREMEDLTQMKVAVGNDANMAALGEMWLGAGKGEKNLIMVTLGTGVGGGVIVNGQPVVGAHGAGGEIGHICVNYEEEDHCGCGNQGCLEQYASATGITRLAGKRLKADDAPSSLRDRKLSAKAVFDELKKGDKIAEEIVEEFGAYLGHALANLAAITDPSVIVIGGGVSKAGDILLKYVEKAFKERAFFANEDTRLVLATLGNDAGICGAAKLIL; encoded by the coding sequence ATGGAGTATTGTTTTGGAGTTGATATCGGAGGAACCACAGTCAAGATGGGTCTCTTTACGATAGAAGGAGAACTATTGGAGAAGTGGGAGATTAAGACCCGGACTGAGCAGAAAGGCGAGGCGATCCTTCCGGATGTAGCCGATTCCTTGAAGCAGAAGATGGAGGAAAAGAAACTGGGAAAGGAGCAGGTGTCGGGCATCGGGATTGGCATTCCTGCCCCGGTAAATGCTGAAGGCATCGTCCAGAATACGGCAAACCTTGGATGGGGATATAAGGAAGTCCGCAGGGAGATGGAAGACCTGACGCAGATGAAGGTTGCGGTGGGCAATGATGCCAATATGGCTGCGCTGGGCGAGATGTGGCTGGGCGCAGGCAAAGGAGAGAAGAATCTGATCATGGTCACTCTGGGAACCGGCGTGGGCGGCGGAGTCATCGTGAATGGACAGCCCGTGGTGGGTGCCCACGGAGCGGGCGGAGAGATCGGACATATCTGCGTCAACTATGAGGAGGAGGATCATTGCGGATGCGGCAACCAAGGCTGCCTCGAACAATATGCTTCCGCCACCGGAATCACCAGGCTGGCAGGAAAGCGCTTGAAAGCAGATGATGCGCCTTCTTCCCTCAGGGACCGTAAACTTAGCGCCAAGGCCGTGTTTGATGAACTGAAAAAGGGAGATAAGATCGCAGAAGAGATCGTGGAAGAGTTTGGCGCATATCTGGGACACGCGCTGGCCAATCTGGCAGCGATCACAGATCCTTCCGTCATCGTGATCGGCGGTGGAGTGTCAAAAGCCGGGGATATCCTGCTTAAATATGTGGAGAAAGCGTTCAAGGAACGGGCATTTTTTGCCAATGAAGATACCAGGCTGGTGCTTGCGACGCTGGGAAATGACGCAGGAATCTGCGGAGCAGCGAAATTGATCCTTTAG
- the hprK gene encoding HPr(Ser) kinase/phosphatase → MANKVGLKKVVEKMNLKNLTPDVDLTEKKVEVPDINRPALQLTGFFEHFDSERVQIIGYVEYTFLETMDEKTKEETYETLLSYQIPCIIFCRNLPPEPMLLEKATRANIPVFITEKQTSEFTAEIIRWLNVALAPCISIHGVLVDVYGVGVLIMGESGIGKSEAALELIKRGHRLVSDDVVEIRKVSDETLVGSAPDITRHFIELRGIGIVDVKTLFGVQSVRETQNIDLVITLEDWNREKEYDRLGLEEEYTEFLGNKVVCHQLPIRPGRNLAIIVETAAINHRQKKMGYNAAQELYKRVQQNLAKK, encoded by the coding sequence ATGGCTAATAAAGTTGGATTAAAGAAGGTTGTAGAGAAGATGAACCTTAAGAATCTTACGCCGGATGTGGATCTGACGGAGAAGAAGGTGGAGGTTCCGGATATCAACAGGCCGGCCCTGCAGCTTACCGGGTTCTTCGAGCATTTTGACTCGGAACGTGTTCAGATTATCGGGTATGTTGAGTATACATTCCTGGAGACGATGGACGAGAAGACGAAGGAAGAGACTTATGAGACATTGTTGTCCTATCAGATTCCTTGCATAATCTTCTGCCGGAATCTTCCGCCGGAGCCAATGCTCCTTGAGAAAGCGACAAGGGCCAATATACCGGTGTTTATAACGGAGAAGCAGACTTCAGAGTTTACGGCGGAGATCATCCGCTGGCTGAATGTAGCGCTGGCCCCCTGCATTTCCATCCACGGAGTTCTGGTGGACGTATACGGCGTAGGCGTCCTGATTATGGGAGAGAGCGGAATCGGTAAGAGCGAGGCGGCCCTGGAACTGATTAAGAGAGGACACCGTCTTGTCAGCGACGACGTGGTAGAGATCCGCAAGGTCAGCGACGAGACTCTGGTGGGTTCTGCTCCGGATATTACAAGGCACTTTATTGAATTAAGGGGAATTGGCATCGTGGATGTAAAGACCCTGTTCGGCGTACAGAGCGTAAGAGAGACCCAGAACATTGATCTGGTCATTACGCTGGAAGATTGGAACCGGGAGAAGGAATATGACCGTCTGGGACTGGAAGAAGAGTACACGGAGTTTCTTGGAAACAAGGTCGTATGCCACCAGCTGCCGATCCGTCCAGGACGTAATCTGGCAATCATTGTCGAGACGGCAGCGATCAACCACAGGCAGAAGAAAATGGGGTACAACGCGGCCCAGGAACTCTATAAGCGCGTACAGCAGAATCTGGCAAAGAAATAG
- the uvrC gene encoding excinuclease ABC subunit UvrC, with the protein MFDIQEELKKLPGKPGVYIMHDEKDDIIYVGKAISLKNRVRQYFQSSRNKGAKIEQMVTHIRRFEYIVTDSELEALVLECNLIKEHRPKYNTMLMDDKAYPFIKVTVEEPFPRVMLARKMVKDKSKYFGPYTSAGAVKDAIELIRKLYQIRSCNRKLPRDIGKERPCLNYHIHQCKAPCQGYISQEEYRESVNEVIHFLNGNYDVILKELEEKMEEASEALEFERAIEYRELLTSVQKIAQKQKITDTAGEDRDILAVAVEEEDAVVQVFFIRGGRLIGRDHFYLKIAKGETQSEILSSFIKQFYAGTPYIPPRLMLPEEIEDRTVIEEWLTKRRGHRVRLIVPKKGTKEKLVELAKKNAQLVLSTDKERLKREEGRTIGAVKELEKLLGLTGIVRMEAYDISNTNGFESVGSMVVYEKGRPKRNDYRKFKIKGVQGADDYASMEEVLTRRFEHGLREKEEGKEMGGFTLFPDLILMDGGKGQVNVALRVLDKLRLNIPVCGMVKDDSHRTRGLYYQNEEIRIDKDSESFKLITRIQDEAHRFAVTFHRQLRSQGQVHSILDDIPGVGPARRKDLMRHFENIEAIKNATVEQLKELPSMNEKSARDVYNFFH; encoded by the coding sequence ATGTTTGACATTCAGGAAGAATTAAAGAAATTGCCGGGAAAGCCTGGCGTGTATATCATGCATGATGAGAAAGACGACATTATCTATGTGGGAAAAGCTATCAGTTTGAAGAACCGTGTGCGGCAGTATTTTCAAAGCAGCAGGAACAAGGGAGCCAAGATTGAGCAGATGGTGACCCATATCCGCAGGTTCGAGTATATCGTGACCGATTCGGAACTGGAAGCGCTTGTGCTGGAATGCAATCTTATTAAAGAGCACAGGCCCAAGTATAATACGATGCTGATGGACGACAAGGCCTATCCGTTTATCAAGGTGACGGTGGAAGAGCCATTTCCAAGAGTCATGCTGGCGAGGAAGATGGTGAAGGATAAGTCTAAGTATTTTGGCCCTTATACCAGCGCGGGGGCAGTGAAGGATGCCATCGAGCTGATCCGCAAACTATACCAGATCCGCAGCTGCAACCGGAAGCTTCCCCGGGATATCGGAAAAGAGCGTCCTTGCCTGAACTATCACATCCACCAGTGCAAGGCGCCCTGCCAGGGATACATATCCCAGGAAGAGTACCGGGAATCAGTCAATGAGGTGATCCATTTTCTCAATGGGAATTATGACGTTATCTTAAAAGAACTGGAAGAGAAGATGGAGGAAGCTTCGGAAGCGTTGGAATTCGAGAGAGCGATCGAGTACCGGGAACTTCTGACGAGCGTCCAGAAGATCGCGCAGAAGCAGAAGATTACGGACACGGCAGGGGAGGACAGGGATATACTTGCCGTGGCGGTGGAAGAGGAAGACGCGGTGGTGCAGGTATTCTTCATTCGTGGAGGCAGGCTGATCGGAAGGGATCATTTCTACCTTAAGATTGCAAAGGGAGAGACGCAGAGCGAGATTCTCTCCAGCTTCATCAAGCAGTTCTACGCTGGAACGCCATATATCCCGCCCCGCCTGATGCTTCCGGAGGAGATAGAAGATCGGACGGTCATCGAGGAATGGCTTACTAAGAGGCGTGGACACCGGGTACGCCTGATCGTGCCCAAGAAAGGGACCAAGGAAAAATTAGTGGAACTGGCCAAAAAGAATGCGCAGTTGGTTCTGAGTACGGATAAAGAACGACTGAAGCGGGAGGAAGGAAGAACCATCGGCGCGGTAAAGGAACTGGAGAAACTGCTGGGGCTTACAGGGATCGTGAGGATGGAGGCATACGATATTTCCAATACCAATGGCTTTGAGTCAGTAGGCTCCATGGTGGTATATGAAAAAGGAAGGCCCAAACGCAATGATTACCGGAAGTTCAAGATTAAAGGGGTGCAGGGGGCAGATGATTATGCCAGCATGGAAGAAGTCCTGACCAGGCGTTTTGAGCATGGACTCAGGGAGAAGGAAGAAGGGAAGGAGATGGGAGGATTTACCCTGTTTCCGGATCTGATACTAATGGATGGAGGAAAAGGACAGGTGAATGTAGCGCTTCGGGTGCTGGATAAACTTCGTCTTAATATCCCGGTCTGCGGTATGGTAAAAGATGACAGCCACAGAACCAGAGGGCTGTATTACCAGAATGAGGAAATCCGCATTGACAAGGATTCTGAGAGTTTTAAGCTGATTACCAGAATCCAGGACGAGGCTCATAGATTCGCGGTTACATTCCACAGGCAGCTTCGCAGCCAGGGACAGGTGCATTCGATTCTGGATGATATCCCGGGAGTAGGGCCGGCGAGAAGGAAAGATCTGATGCGTCATTTTGAGAATATCGAGGCTATCAAGAATGCTACGGTGGAGCAGTTGAAGGAGTTACCGTCCATGAATGAAAAATCAGCGAGGGACGTATATAACTTTTTCCATTGA
- the ftsH gene encoding ATP-dependent zinc metalloprotease FtsH: MDNQNNKNKNNKNNKQGLSFIILVTLITTILVLALYQFQGMTGDKEVSYDEFLKMVDKGKVEKVVIQNDKIVITQKKAKGDKKPAKQYYTGVVKDDTLSDKLYEAGVKYEQEIPDTTSAVVAQIIFTFLPIALLVGMIVWMTRKMSKGGGMMGVGKSNAKMYVEKQTGVTFKDVAGQDEAKESLQEVVDFLHNPGKYTSVGAKLPKGALLVGPPGTGKTLLAKAVAGEAKVPFFSLSGSAFVEMYVGVGASRVRDLFKQAQQMAPCIIFIDEIDAIGKSRDNQLGSNDEREQTLNQLLAEMDGFESNKGLVLLAATNRPEILDPALLRPGRFDRRIIVEKPDLKGRVDVLKVHSKDVRMDETVDLEAIALATSGAVGSDLANMINEAAINAVKNGRKAVSQADLFEAVEVVLVGKEKKDRIMSQEERRIVSYHEVGHALVSALQKDAEPVQKITIVPRTMGALGYVMQTPEEEKFLNTKKELQAMLVGMLAGRAAEEIVFDTVTTGAANDIEKATNVARAMITQYGMSEKFGLIGLESIQNRYLDGRPVSNCGQETASEIDQEVMKMLKDAYEEAKRLLSQHRDSLDKIAAFLIEKETITGKEFMNIFHEVEGIDPESAKKSEERIAMNPVDESSSPAPEADGEAREDDPAEEGQPVPEEHIES, translated from the coding sequence ATGGACAACCAGAATAACAAGAACAAAAATAATAAAAATAATAAGCAAGGCTTATCTTTTATTATATTGGTAACGTTGATTACCACCATCCTGGTGCTGGCCCTCTATCAATTTCAGGGGATGACCGGGGATAAGGAAGTCAGTTATGATGAGTTCCTGAAGATGGTGGATAAAGGCAAAGTAGAAAAAGTCGTAATCCAGAACGATAAGATCGTGATTACCCAGAAGAAGGCAAAGGGTGACAAGAAGCCGGCCAAGCAATATTATACCGGCGTTGTAAAGGATGATACGCTGTCCGACAAGCTGTATGAGGCCGGCGTTAAGTATGAGCAGGAGATACCGGATACCACTTCTGCCGTAGTGGCCCAGATCATCTTTACATTCCTTCCGATCGCGCTATTGGTGGGCATGATTGTCTGGATGACCAGGAAGATGTCTAAGGGCGGCGGAATGATGGGCGTTGGCAAAAGCAACGCCAAGATGTATGTAGAGAAGCAGACCGGCGTTACATTCAAGGATGTGGCCGGGCAGGATGAAGCAAAGGAATCCCTCCAGGAAGTGGTGGATTTCCTTCATAATCCGGGAAAATACACCAGCGTAGGAGCCAAGCTTCCAAAAGGCGCGCTGCTGGTAGGACCTCCCGGTACCGGAAAGACGCTGCTGGCAAAGGCAGTGGCAGGCGAGGCGAAGGTACCGTTCTTCTCCTTAAGCGGATCAGCCTTCGTTGAGATGTATGTAGGCGTCGGTGCTTCCAGGGTGCGTGACCTGTTCAAGCAGGCGCAGCAGATGGCGCCATGCATCATATTTATCGATGAGATCGACGCGATCGGCAAGAGCCGTGACAATCAGCTGGGAAGCAACGATGAGAGGGAGCAGACTCTGAACCAGCTGCTGGCAGAGATGGATGGTTTTGAGAGCAACAAAGGCCTTGTGCTTCTGGCAGCCACCAACCGTCCTGAGATTCTGGATCCGGCGCTTCTGCGTCCGGGACGTTTTGACCGGCGTATCATTGTGGAGAAGCCTGATCTTAAGGGAAGAGTCGATGTATTAAAGGTTCATTCCAAAGATGTGCGGATGGACGAGACGGTTGATTTGGAAGCCATTGCGCTGGCAACTTCCGGCGCGGTAGGCTCTGATCTGGCCAATATGATCAATGAGGCGGCGATCAATGCCGTTAAGAATGGAAGGAAGGCAGTTTCTCAGGCAGACCTGTTCGAGGCTGTAGAAGTAGTCCTGGTGGGCAAGGAAAAGAAAGACCGGATTATGAGCCAGGAGGAGCGAAGGATCGTATCTTACCATGAGGTTGGACATGCGCTGGTAAGCGCGCTTCAAAAAGACGCGGAGCCGGTACAGAAGATTACGATCGTCCCAAGAACCATGGGCGCTCTTGGATACGTCATGCAGACGCCGGAGGAAGAGAAGTTCCTGAATACGAAGAAAGAACTGCAGGCGATGCTTGTGGGAATGCTGGCAGGACGCGCGGCGGAAGAGATCGTATTTGACACCGTCACTACCGGGGCGGCCAATGATATTGAAAAGGCTACCAACGTTGCCAGAGCCATGATCACGCAGTATGGCATGAGCGAGAAATTCGGCCTGATCGGCCTGGAATCCATCCAGAACCGTTATCTGGACGGAAGGCCTGTGAGCAACTGCGGGCAGGAGACAGCTTCCGAGATTGACCAGGAAGTCATGAAGATGCTGAAGGATGCCTATGAAGAAGCAAAGAGACTGCTAAGCCAGCATAGGGATTCCCTGGATAAGATTGCCGCATTCCTGATCGAGAAAGAAACGATCACAGGCAAAGAGTTCATGAATATCTTCCACGAAGTGGAAGGGATTGATCCGGAGTCCGCTAAGAAGTCTGAGGAACGTATCGCTATGAATCCGGTGGATGAGAGCAGCAGCCCTGCTCCTGAGGCCGACGGCGAGGCACGAGAGGATGACCCGGCAGAGGAGGGCCAGCCTGTGCCAGAAGAGCATATAGAATCATAG